One part of the Musa acuminata AAA Group cultivar baxijiao chromosome BXJ1-5, Cavendish_Baxijiao_AAA, whole genome shotgun sequence genome encodes these proteins:
- the LOC135675075 gene encoding uncharacterized protein LOC135675075, with protein sequence MRVIPSRSVRLNLLIKASGSSAVPQVSSGSLVKTRMHRQSLGKPGAKHLISGAAGGARKEEKRKSIASAAGSAVAQAPAAEDMAIEADKLLRASSRADRSIHLIPVFTILCLLVLYFFSHEPSPTDMQAFGSSALRLDSRAAVSGEETGGHVGAERGNVALATHRSRRRLKAAAGPVRHRKIGSSWLCRAREDCSR encoded by the exons ATGCGTGTCATCCCTTCAAGGAGCGTGCGGCTCAACCTTCTAATCAAGGCATCCGGCTCCTCCGCGGTACCGCAAGTCTCGTCGGGCTCTCTCGTGAAGACAAGGATGCACCGACAATCCCTCGGAAAGCCTGGCGCCAAGCATCTCATCTCCGGCGCAGCGGGAGGGGCTCGGAAGGAGGAGAAGCGGAAGAGCATCGCCAGCGCCGCTGGATCTGCGGTTGCGCAGGCGCCGGCGGCGGAGGATATGGCCATTGAGGCGGACAAGCTGCTCCGAGCGAGCTCGAGGGCGGACAGGTCCATCCATCTCATCCCCGTCTTCACCATCCTCTGCCTTCTCGTCCTTTACTTCTTCTCCCACGAGCCCTCCCCCACAG ATATGCAAGCCTTCGGTAGCTCCGCCCTGCGATTAGACTCCAGAG CGGCGGTTTCCGGAGAGGAGACCGGGGGACATGTCGGCGCGGAGAGAGGCAACGTGGCGTTGGCGACCCACCGAAGCCGTCGGAGGCTGAAGGCAGCGGCGGGGCCGGTCCGCCACCGGAAGATCGGGAGTTCCTGGCTGTGCCGGGCACGTGAGGACTGCAGTCGGTGA
- the LOC103991808 gene encoding uncharacterized protein LOC103991808 codes for MFQRASRFIAAETWMAGRREEHKRVKPEPPWQQQSVASRHRLDRSDPLAPRPPLPALSSSQTEIFLHIREKGLLKDPYPMRSSRELADRSKYCRFHRQHGHDTEKCRELKRQIEELIHRGHLGQYLRSDKELSPRPEGPIERHIDVIAGGPASGGDSMTGRKAYARAAPAEAPKHGPELEVAFPAIASEQSKHDDALVISARIANAQVRRIMVDIGSSADILYFDAFQKLGLSRDNMKPMCSALTGFTGDSISPLGAITLPLTLGAPIPKEMFVVM; via the coding sequence ATGTTCCAGCGAGCAAGTCGGTTCATCGCCGCAGAGACATGGATGGCCGGGAGGCGCGAAGAGCACAAGAGAGTCAAGCCAGAGCCGCCCTGGCAGCAGCAATCCGTTGCATCACGGCATAGGTTGGACAGATCCGACCCGCTGGCACCGAGGCCCCCTCTCCCCGCCTTGAGCTCGTCCCAAAcagaaatatttctccacataaGGGAGAAGGGACTGCTCAAAGATCCATATCCGATGAGGAGTTCACGAGAGCTTGCAGACCGATCAAAGTACTGTCGCTTTCACCGGCAGCACGGGCATGACACTGAAAAGTGTCGGGAGTTGAaaaggcagatcgaggagcttATTCACAGAGGGCATCTCGGTCAGTACCTTCGGTCGGACAAGGAACTTTCACCGCGCCCGGAGGGTCCCATCGAGCGACACATCGACGTGATAGCTGGCGGTCCCGCATCTGGCGGGGATTCCATGACCGGAAGAAAGGCATACGCCCGAGCCGCCCCGGCCGAAGCTCCCAAGCACGGGCCCGAGCTTGAGGTCGCTTTCCCGGCCATAGCATCCGAACAATCCAAGCATGACGATGCGCTCGTGATATCGGCCAGGATTGCCAATgcgcaagtaagaaggatcatggtcgatatcgggagctcggccgacatactctacttcgatgccttccaaaagctcggcttgtccagagacaacatgaagcctatgtgctcggcgctcaccggaTTCACCGGTGACTCGATCTCACCGCTAGGGGCAATCACTTTACCCTTGACCCTGGGagctccgattcccaaagagatgttcgtcgtcatgtga
- the LOC135586609 gene encoding alpha,alpha-trehalose-phosphate synthase [UDP-forming] 5-like → MVSRSYSNLLDLASGEFPAFGRTGKKLPRVMTVAGIISDLDEENTNSMTSDGPSSVTQDRMIIVGNQLPIRAHRRPDGKGWNFSWDEDSLLRQLKDGLGEDVEVVYIGCLREEIDPAEQDDVSQTLLETFRCVPTFLAPDLFSKFYHGFCKQHLWPLFHYMLPLSPDLGGRFDRVLWQAYVSVNKIFADKIMEVINPDDDFVWVHDYHLMVLPTFLRKRFNRVKLGFFLHSPFPSSEIYRTLPVRDELLRALLNADLIGFHTFDYARHFLSCCGRMLGLAYESKRGYIGLEYYGRTVSIKILPVGIHTGQLQSVLRLPETEARVSELRDQLKERIVLLGVDDMDIFKGISLKLLATEQLLVQHPEWREKVVLVQIANPARGRGKDVQDVQSEMHTTAERINERFGRPGYKPVILIDHPLQFYERIAFYVIAECCLVTAVRDGMNLIPYEYVICRQGTERLDEILQLGPSVPKRSMLVVSEFIGCSPSLSGAIRVNPWNIDSVAEAMDTALVIQESEKQLRHEKHYKYVITHDVGYWANSFLQDLQRACRDHTMRRCWGIGFGLGFRVIALDYTFRKLSVDHIVSAYRRTKSRAILLDYDGTIMPQTSINKTPTPEAISTLKSLCDDPRNVVFLVSGRDKITLSEWFSSCDKLVIAAEHGYFLREKSDAEWETCVSVADFDWKQMAEPIMQLYTEATDGSSIETRESALVWHYQYADPDFGSCQAKELLDHLESVLTNEPVSVKSGQHIVEVKPQGVSKGVVAERLLSTASQKGVLPDFVLCIGDDRSDEDMFEVIMSATAGPNLSPVAEVFACTVGQKPSKAKYFLEDTTEIVRMLQGLATASDQMARAAASQTPPQ, encoded by the exons ATGGTTTCGAGATCGTACTCAAACCTTCTGGACCTTGCGTCCGGCGAGTTCCCCGCATTTGGCCGGACTGGCAAGAAGCTCCCTAGAGTGATGACTGTCGCCGGGATCATCTCCGATCTGGACGAGGAGAACACCAACAGTATGACGTCGGATGGCCCCTCTTCTGTCACTCAGGACCGGATGATCATAGTCGGCAATCAGCTGCCGATTCGCGCTCATCGAAGACCCGATGGCAAGGGCTGGAACTTCAGCTGGGACGAGGACTCGCTACTCCGGCAGCTCAAAGATGGTCTTGGGGAGGACGTGGAAGTCGTATATATCGGTTGCTTGAGGGAAGAGATAGATCCCGCAGAACAGGATGATGTTTCCCAGACGTTGCTCGAGACGTTTAGGTGCGTCCCGACGTTCCTCGCGCCCGATCTCTTCTCCAAGTTCTACCATGGGTTCTGCAAGCAGCATCTGTGGCCCCTGTTCCACTACATGCTCCCCCTGTCGCCGGACCTCGGCGGGCGTTTCGATCgggttctttggcaagcttatgtttCGGTGAACAAGATATTTGCGGACAAGATCATGGAGGTGATAAATCCGGATGATGATTTCGTGTGGGTGCATGATTACCATCTTATGGTGTTGCCGACCTTCCTGAGGAAGAGGTTTAACAGGGTGAAGCTTGGGTTCTTTCTTCATAGCCCGTTTCCCTCTTCCGAGATTTACAGAACGCTTCCTGTGAGAGATGAACTCCTCAGAGCTCTCCTGAACGCCGATCTCATTGGCTTTCATACCTTCGATTATGCCAGACACTTCCTTTCTTGCTGTGGTAGAATGCTTGGCCTCGCCTATGAATCGAAAAGGGGCTACATTGGGCTCGAGTACTACGGCCGCACTGTCAGTATCAAAATCCTTCCGGTAGGGATTCACACCGGTCAGCTCCAGTCGGTTCTACGGCTTCCAGAAACCGAAGCTAGAGTATCTGAGCTCAGGGATCAACTCAAGGAACGAATCGTGTTGCTTGGAGTGGACGACATGGACATATTCAAAGGAATAAGCTTAAAGCTTTTGGCCACGGAGCAATTGCTTGTGCAGCACCCGGAGTGGAGGGAGAAGGTGGTGTTGGTGCAGATTGCCAATCCCGCAAGAGGCCGAGGCAAAGATGTGCAAGATGTGCAATCGGAGATGCATACCACCGCTGAAAGGATAAATGAGAGATTCGGAAGGCCAGGCTACAAACCTGTCATCTTGATCGATCACCCACTTCAGTTCTACGAGAGGATTGCGTTTTATGTAATCGCCGAGTGTTGTCTGGTCACGGCAGTGAGGGATGGGATGAATCTGATACCCTACGAGTATGTGATTTGCCGGCAAGGTACGGAGAGATTGGATGAGATACTGCAGCTCGGTCCATCGGTGCCGAAGAGGAGCATGCTGGTTGTCTCTGAATTCATCGGCTGTTCTCCATCCCTCAGCGGAGCCATTCGTGTCAATCCATGGAACATAGATTCCGTGGCTGAGGCAATGGACACAGCTTTGGTAATTCAGGAGTCGGAGAAACAATTACGCCACGAGAAGCATTACAAGTACGTGATCACCCACGACGTTGGGTATTGggcaaacagctttttgcaagatcTGCAGAGGGCTTGCCGAGACCACACGATGAGGAGGTGCTGGGGGATTGGTTTTGGCTTAGGCTTCAGGGTCATTGCGCTAGATTACACTTTCAGGAAGCTGTCCGTAGATCACATTGTGTCTGCTTACCGAAGGACCAAAAGCCGAGCCATTCTTTTGGATTACGATGGTACCATAATGCCTCAGACGTCGATCAACAAGACCCCGACCCCTGAGGCCATCAGTACATTGAAGAGCTTGTGCGATGATCCCAGGAATGTGGTGTTTCTTGTTAGTGGAAGAGACAAGATCACTCTGAGCGAGTGGTTTTCTTCTTGCGACAAGCTAGTAATTGCAGCCGAGCATGGCTACTTCCTGAG GGAGAAGTCTGATGCAGAATGGGAAACATGCGTTTCGGTGGCCGACTTCGACTGGAAGCAGATGGCAGAGCCGATCATGCAGTTATACACTGAAGCCACTGATGGTTCGTCCATAGAGACCAGGGAAAGTGCACTAGTCTGGCACTACCAGTATGCTGATCCGGATTTCGGGTCATGCCAAGCCAAAGAACTCCTCGACCATCTAGAGAGCGTCCTCACGAACGAGCCGGTGTCCGTGAAGAGTGGCCAACACATCGTAGAAGTCAAGCCACAG GGTGTGTCGAAGGGCGTGGTGGCCGAACGACTTCTGTCCACAGCAAGCCAGAAGGGCGTGCTTCCGGATTTTGTTCTTTGCATAG GTGATGATAGATCAGACGAGGATATGTTCGAAGTCATCATGAGCGCCACGGCCGGACCTAATCTCTCACCGGTTGCAGAAGTGTTTGCCTGCACGGTCGGGCAAAAGCCGAGCAAAGCAAAGTACTTCTTGGAGGATACTACTGAGATCGTCAGAATGTTGCAGGGCCTCGCGACGGCTTCAGACCAAATGGCTCGTGCTGCTGCATCTCAAACTCCGCCACAGTGA